A region from the Betaproteobacteria bacterium genome encodes:
- a CDS encoding DUF4864 domain-containing protein, producing MRARSAGGCGRTAGVSDADATAIRAVIERQLRRLRRGRCGDGVLLASPEIRQMFSTARNFMTMVQAEYAVVYRPASTMFADVRQADGRIPSVRRDDGCGRADVARHLSRGPAGRRRLAHRRVHPHPGRRQGSRRTRPRHRPGMTFSVIA from the coding sequence ATGCGTGCCCGGTCTGCTGGCGGCTGCGGACGAACCGCAGGAGTATCAGACGCGGATGCCACGGCGATCCGCGCGGTCATCGAGCGCCAGCTCCGCCGCCTTCGCCGAGGACGATGCGGAGACGGCGTTCTCCTGGCGTCGCCGGAAATCCGGCAGATGTTCTCCACGGCGCGGAACTTCATGACCATGGTGCAGGCCGAGTACGCGGTCGTCTACCGGCCGGCATCGACCATGTTCGCGGATGTCCGCCAGGCGGATGGGCGCATCCCTTCAGTTCGTCGAGATGACGGATGCGGACGGGCAGATGTGGCACGCCATCTTTCACGTGGCCCGGCAGGACGGCGGCGCCTGGCTCATCGCCGGGTGCATCCTCATCCGGGCCGACGCCAGGGAAGCAGGCGTACGCGACCCCGTCATCGCCCCGGGATGACCTTCTCCGTCATCGCGTAG